A stretch of Caldanaerobius polysaccharolyticus DSM 13641 DNA encodes these proteins:
- a CDS encoding EAL domain-containing protein, whose translation MSRHIIHWYQPIIQLDAGSILGYEALLRNVLNIYVSPQNLFKYAKKAGISLKLDTYSLQLAMKNANSMLNTLFVNVLPSTLLNKNFIRWWDNHINLSAPIVLELSEIEPVANWSDLKYTVSELHRRGVKIAIDDMGTGYSSLRHWCDLNPDFVKLDGYYINDLTKDNRKQRVIKSLLNLFENTADLIAEKIETQDELHVIRDLGVKYAQGYILGKPAPLQYIIKNLKGDDFEK comes from the coding sequence ATGAGTCGCCATATAATCCATTGGTATCAGCCCATTATTCAACTAGATGCGGGCAGTATACTGGGATACGAAGCTCTTTTAAGAAACGTCCTGAACATATACGTTTCCCCACAGAACCTTTTCAAATACGCCAAAAAGGCGGGCATCAGCCTTAAGCTGGACACGTACTCCTTACAACTGGCTATGAAAAACGCCAATTCTATGTTAAACACGTTGTTTGTAAACGTCCTCCCCTCTACACTGCTTAACAAAAACTTTATCCGATGGTGGGACAACCATATAAACCTCTCTGCTCCTATCGTTTTGGAACTATCAGAAATAGAACCAGTTGCCAATTGGTCTGATCTTAAATACACAGTGAGCGAATTGCACCGCCGAGGAGTAAAAATCGCCATCGACGACATGGGCACAGGCTATTCTTCTTTAAGGCACTGGTGCGACCTAAATCCCGATTTTGTAAAACTGGACGGGTATTACATAAATGACCTTACAAAAGACAACCGGAAGCAGCGGGTTATAAAAAGCCTATTAAACCTTTTCGAGAATACCGCTGATCTCATCGCAGAAAAAATAGAAACCCAAGATGAACTTCACGTGATCAGAGATCTAGGTGTGAAATACGCCCAGGGATATATTTTAGGCAAACCTGCACCTCTCCAATACATTATAAAAAATTTAAAGGGTGATGACTTTGAAAAATAG
- a CDS encoding PilZ domain-containing protein, with protein MKNRRKYFRVKLHNPLCAKMTIKYVYGKAVKTGYANVCVNDIGPGGLKFLSNLKLQANPNIVLEFELNILNTTLKVYGTIVRIEEIEPDIFGYGVEFVFIEDTFRTKLISIFNELAIYLKKNIKSPNGNFCKLGEAGCFKTKKQKNSDSTYV; from the coding sequence TTGAAAAATAGGCGCAAATACTTTAGGGTGAAATTGCACAACCCTTTATGTGCAAAAATGACAATTAAATACGTATACGGAAAAGCTGTAAAAACAGGTTATGCCAATGTGTGCGTTAACGACATCGGCCCAGGGGGATTGAAATTCCTTTCAAATTTAAAATTACAGGCTAATCCCAACATCGTGCTGGAATTTGAATTAAACATTCTCAATACCACTTTAAAAGTGTATGGAACAATAGTTCGAATAGAAGAAATTGAACCCGACATATTTGGCTACGGCGTGGAATTCGTTTTCATAGAAGATACATTTCGCACCAAATTAATATCAATCTTTAACGAGCTTGCAATTTACCTTAAAAAGAATATAAAATCACCTAATGGTAATTTTTGTAAACTAGGAGAAGCCGGGTGCTTTAAAACCAAAAAGCAAAAAAACTCTGACTCTACATATGTATAA
- a CDS encoding DUF1659 domain-containing protein, producing the protein MAVLFNLNASRLTIEYDGGIDAQGRKITVRSNYNIKADATDQDAMDAALIIAGLQKYQVNQILRQNTGILTQQP; encoded by the coding sequence ATGGCAGTTCTGTTCAACCTCAACGCTTCCAGGCTGACCATTGAATACGACGGAGGTATCGACGCTCAGGGCAGAAAGATAACCGTAAGGAGCAATTATAACATAAAAGCCGATGCCACCGACCAGGACGCCATGGATGCGGCTTTGATCATAGCTGGTCTACAAAAATACCAAGTAAACCAGATTCTTAGGCAGAACACCGGTATTCTTACTCAGCAACCTTAA
- a CDS encoding DUF2922 domain-containing protein, translating to MKTLSMVFRNTVGRLVRVNVDNVRDDITEAEIKNAMEALVSKNVFEISGGELKEPVSASIITTQTQEFDLVL from the coding sequence TTGAAAACTCTTTCGATGGTTTTTCGGAATACCGTAGGGCGCCTCGTGAGAGTAAACGTGGATAACGTAAGAGACGATATAACCGAAGCGGAGATAAAGAACGCTATGGAAGCCCTCGTCTCTAAAAACGTATTTGAGATATCAGGAGGCGAGTTAAAAGAACCTGTAAGCGCCAGCATAATCACCACTCAGACGCAGGAATTTGACCTTGTGCTGTAA
- a CDS encoding YvrJ family protein encodes MQDILSQISNLGFPIVISVYLLVRIENKLDSLTRSINELARVIDTFKALMASPGNR; translated from the coding sequence ATGCAAGACATATTATCGCAGATCTCCAACCTGGGATTCCCCATCGTGATAAGCGTATACTTGCTGGTGCGCATTGAAAACAAGCTGGACAGCCTTACCCGATCTATAAACGAGCTGGCCAGAGTCATAGACACATTTAAAGCCCTGATGGCATCACCTGGCAACAGGTGA
- a CDS encoding glycoside hydrolase family 5 protein translates to MQGYMAGVNLGGWLSQYREYSYEHFDTFITEQDIKRISSWGMDHVRLPVDYPLLEDDDAPFNYKEEGFKYVDKCVQWCKNHGLNVILDLHRAPGFSFSTPDKNRLFDDPLLQERFVKLWQYFAKRYVNERDNVAFELLNEVVEPDSKRWNVLSHRAMRAIREIDLDRIIIIGGNRYNSVFTLKELEIIDDPNVVYTFHYYEPMLFTHQKASWVDVCAEFNQGQEYPGRFVGLKEFLRKRPEYKGWESQVDVVNDRGLMEKNLKVAEDFMRSTGKELYCGEYGVISDAPLQSRINWHRDFVDLARELNIGRACWSYKEMNFGLVDADGCVISDELIEVVSKK, encoded by the coding sequence ATGCAGGGTTACATGGCAGGGGTTAACCTGGGGGGATGGCTGTCCCAGTATAGGGAGTACAGCTATGAGCACTTTGATACGTTTATAACGGAGCAGGATATAAAGCGGATATCTTCGTGGGGAATGGACCACGTGAGACTTCCTGTAGACTATCCCCTTCTAGAGGACGATGATGCGCCTTTTAATTACAAGGAAGAGGGCTTTAAGTACGTGGACAAATGCGTCCAGTGGTGTAAAAATCACGGCTTAAACGTAATACTGGATCTCCATAGGGCGCCTGGTTTTAGTTTCAGTACCCCGGATAAAAACCGCTTGTTTGACGATCCGCTATTGCAGGAACGCTTTGTAAAGTTGTGGCAATATTTTGCAAAAAGGTACGTAAATGAAAGGGATAATGTGGCTTTTGAGCTGCTCAATGAGGTGGTTGAACCTGACAGCAAAAGGTGGAATGTGCTGTCTCACAGGGCTATGAGGGCTATAAGGGAGATCGACCTGGATAGGATAATCATAATCGGAGGAAATCGCTACAATTCCGTGTTTACGCTCAAGGAGTTAGAAATTATTGACGACCCCAATGTGGTGTACACCTTCCATTACTATGAGCCCATGCTTTTTACTCATCAGAAAGCCTCATGGGTGGATGTATGTGCGGAATTCAATCAGGGGCAAGAATACCCGGGCAGGTTTGTGGGATTAAAGGAATTTTTAAGAAAAAGGCCTGAGTACAAAGGATGGGAAAGCCAGGTGGATGTGGTTAATGACAGGGGGCTTATGGAGAAAAACCTTAAAGTGGCGGAGGATTTTATGAGGTCTACGGGCAAAGAACTTTACTGTGGAGAATATGGCGTTATAAGCGATGCTCCTCTCCAGAGCAGGATAAACTGGCACAGGGATTTTGTAGATTTGGCAAGAGAACTTAATATAGGCAGAGCATGCTGGTCGTACAAAGAGATGAATTTTGGACTGGTAGATGCCGATGGTTGCGTTATAAGCGATGAATTGATAGAGGTGGTAAGCAAAAAGTAA
- a CDS encoding copper amine oxidase N-terminal domain-containing protein, translated as MRKKVTLALIVFFLLSIILPVYGHQNKNKGDKSVKLSAVKKVVEQKNERSYEKEKKYEKKSKGVVRVNGVLIKFDVPPVIKEGRTLVPVRAIANGFKASVEYDAQTSTVTITKGDIVVKLDLINNEMYVNGKKLDNNVAIQLISNRTFVPLRLISEIFGAKVNYNGETGDIDIEENVDEENNTVSESVYGSVYENVYENISSTVHF; from the coding sequence ATGCGAAAAAAGGTTACGTTAGCCTTGATAGTATTTTTTTTACTGAGCATAATATTGCCGGTGTACGGTCATCAGAATAAGAATAAGGGGGATAAATCCGTAAAGTTAAGCGCCGTTAAAAAAGTGGTGGAGCAAAAGAACGAAAGGTCTTATGAGAAAGAGAAAAAGTATGAAAAGAAAAGCAAAGGCGTTGTAAGAGTAAATGGTGTCTTAATTAAGTTTGATGTACCTCCTGTTATAAAAGAGGGAAGGACGTTAGTTCCCGTCCGAGCTATAGCAAATGGATTTAAAGCCAGTGTAGAGTATGATGCCCAAACTTCTACGGTAACCATTACAAAAGGTGATATAGTGGTTAAATTAGACCTTATCAATAATGAAATGTATGTAAACGGCAAGAAGCTTGATAATAATGTTGCTATACAATTAATTAGCAACCGCACTTTTGTGCCTTTAAGATTGATAAGTGAGATTTTTGGCGCAAAAGTAAATTATAACGGAGAGACTGGCGATATAGATATAGAGGAAAATGTCGATGAAGAGAATAACACTGTGTCAGAGAGTGTTTATGGAAGTGTTTATGAAAATGTTTACGAAAATATAAGCAGCACAGTTCATTTTTGA
- a CDS encoding cupin domain-containing protein: protein MIKRAQDMEIELREKMRGGNGTVKILHIFDKGELPSKSRLLAHMTLEKGCSIGFHEHVNETEIFYFLRGQGVVNDNGQSHKVSAGDALKTGNGTGHSVENTGNEPLEFIAVIIMD from the coding sequence ATGATTAAAAGAGCTCAAGACATGGAAATAGAACTGAGAGAAAAGATGCGGGGAGGTAATGGAACCGTCAAAATACTACATATCTTTGACAAAGGCGAACTTCCAAGCAAAAGCCGCCTCCTGGCACACATGACTTTGGAAAAGGGCTGCTCAATAGGATTTCATGAGCACGTAAACGAGACAGAGATATTCTATTTTCTACGAGGCCAAGGGGTAGTCAACGATAACGGGCAATCCCACAAGGTATCTGCCGGCGACGCCCTTAAAACAGGCAATGGAACAGGCCATTCTGTTGAAAACACCGGAAATGAGCCTCTGGAATTCATCGCTGTCATCATAATGGACTAA
- a CDS encoding MFS transporter: MAISLSGKLQNAFPALTHRNFRLFWIGQCISLIGTWMQNIGQAWLVLKLTNSAFKLGLVSALQFLPMMFLSLFVGTLVDRFPKRKVLLFTQSSLMILAAVLATLTYFDVIRYWHVLVLALLLGFVNTLDNPTRQSFIIELVGRKDLMNAIALNSSIFNLARILGPAVAGVLIGVLGIAVCFYLNALSFIAVLTGLWLIDVPDRVYEKKEYSVLKDLMEGLIYISARPIIYLPLILLAFISTFVMNFNVIIPVFAKHDLHKNAMGYGFLMTSMGIGSLIGALTLAARSRMGPRIKVLMGGALGMSAFQIVLSFEKNYWLAAFTLLVVGFCSIVFTASVNTTLQLNSDDHIRGRIMSVYALVFGGVTPVGSLYAGKLTEEWGASTGFAVSGLIGVLSALAVMYMYFLKKGSKKAVL, translated from the coding sequence ATGGCGATAAGTCTAAGTGGTAAGCTACAAAACGCGTTTCCGGCTCTTACCCATAGAAACTTCAGGCTTTTCTGGATAGGCCAGTGCATATCGCTGATAGGTACGTGGATGCAGAACATCGGGCAGGCGTGGCTGGTACTCAAGCTGACCAACTCTGCGTTTAAACTGGGGCTGGTAAGTGCCTTACAGTTTTTACCTATGATGTTTTTATCTCTGTTTGTTGGAACACTTGTGGATAGATTTCCCAAGCGAAAAGTCCTCCTTTTTACCCAATCCAGCTTGATGATCCTTGCAGCGGTGCTGGCGACCCTTACGTATTTTGACGTGATAAGGTACTGGCACGTGTTGGTATTGGCTTTGCTTTTGGGCTTTGTCAACACCCTGGATAACCCCACCAGGCAATCTTTTATAATTGAGCTGGTGGGGAGGAAAGATTTGATGAACGCCATTGCCTTAAATTCGTCTATATTCAACCTCGCCAGGATATTGGGACCTGCTGTTGCAGGTGTGCTCATAGGCGTTTTAGGGATCGCCGTGTGTTTTTATCTCAATGCTTTAAGCTTTATCGCTGTTTTGACCGGTTTATGGCTGATAGATGTTCCCGACAGGGTGTATGAGAAAAAAGAGTACAGCGTGTTAAAAGACTTGATGGAAGGACTTATATACATATCGGCCAGGCCCATCATATATCTTCCCTTGATACTGCTGGCCTTTATAAGCACTTTTGTCATGAACTTCAATGTGATAATCCCTGTTTTTGCAAAACACGACCTGCATAAAAACGCCATGGGGTACGGTTTTTTGATGACATCAATGGGCATAGGCTCCCTAATTGGAGCGTTGACTTTAGCGGCCAGAAGCCGTATGGGTCCTAGGATAAAGGTGCTCATGGGAGGAGCACTGGGCATGTCGGCTTTTCAGATAGTGTTGAGCTTTGAGAAAAATTACTGGCTGGCGGCTTTTACGCTGCTGGTTGTGGGCTTTTGCTCTATTGTCTTTACGGCTTCTGTCAATACCACCCTGCAGCTTAACTCTGATGATCACATTAGAGGTCGCATTATGAGCGTTTACGCACTGGTGTTTGGCGGAGTGACCCCCGTGGGCAGCCTTTACGCAGGAAAGCTCACCGAAGAGTGGGGAGCTTCTACGGGATTTGCCGTGAGCGGTTTGATAGGGGTTTTGTCCGCCCTGGCGGTGATGTATATGTATTTCCTAAAAAAAGGTTCAAAGAAGGCTGTGCTGTGA
- a CDS encoding glycoside hydrolase family 13 protein has translation MNKKWWKEAVVYQVYPRSFYDTNGDGIGDLRGIIQKLDYLKDLGVDVIWLNPVYKSPNADNGYDISDYYDIMDEFGTIADFDELLEEVHKRGMKLIMDLVVNHTSDEHRWFIESRSSKHSPYRDYYIWRPGKDGREPNNWVSIFSGPAWQYDEKTGEYYLHLFAVKQPDLNWENPRMRKEIYEMINWWLQKGIDGFRLDAINLISKAEGLPDDPDPHGQRWAGSKYYLNGPKVHDYLQEMYRETFSKYDIMTVGEISGVTPEIGRLYVDEGRKELNMIIHFELMDVDCGPGGKWDIVPWKLTDFKRIMYNWYITLKDRGWVALYLNNHDQPRMVSRFGDDGQYRVQSAKMLATLLHTWQGTPFIYQGEEIGMTNVAFDSIQDYRDVETLNWYNEMIKQGDNPERLMKVIHARSRDNARTPMQWNSGPNAGFTTGTPWIKVNPNYKEINVEDALKDPDSIFYYYKKLIELRKTHPSIVYGEINMILEDDENIFAYTRVLGDERLLVVLNFFENEVEFVLPDEVEFKDYKLLLSNYPVEGDLKKAILRPYETRVYRLF, from the coding sequence ATGAACAAGAAATGGTGGAAAGAAGCCGTAGTTTACCAGGTATACCCCAGGAGCTTTTACGATACCAACGGCGATGGTATAGGCGATTTGAGAGGAATTATTCAAAAGCTGGATTATCTCAAAGATCTGGGCGTAGATGTAATCTGGCTTAATCCGGTGTATAAATCGCCCAATGCCGATAACGGTTATGACATTAGCGACTACTACGACATAATGGACGAGTTTGGCACCATTGCGGATTTCGATGAGCTGCTAGAGGAAGTGCACAAAAGGGGCATGAAGCTCATAATGGATCTGGTGGTAAACCATACCTCTGACGAACACAGGTGGTTTATAGAGTCCCGATCTTCAAAGCACAGCCCTTACAGGGACTATTATATATGGAGGCCCGGCAAGGATGGTCGAGAGCCCAACAACTGGGTCTCCATATTCAGCGGACCCGCCTGGCAATACGATGAAAAAACGGGAGAGTATTATCTGCATCTGTTTGCCGTCAAGCAGCCTGACCTTAACTGGGAAAATCCCAGGATGAGAAAAGAGATCTACGAGATGATTAACTGGTGGCTTCAAAAAGGCATTGACGGTTTTAGACTGGATGCCATCAATTTGATCTCCAAAGCGGAAGGGCTTCCCGACGATCCCGATCCCCATGGCCAGAGATGGGCCGGTTCTAAGTATTATTTGAATGGGCCCAAGGTTCACGATTATCTGCAGGAGATGTACAGGGAAACCTTTAGTAAATACGATATAATGACGGTGGGAGAAATTTCAGGTGTAACACCGGAGATTGGCAGGCTTTACGTGGATGAGGGCAGAAAAGAGCTGAATATGATCATACACTTTGAGCTTATGGATGTGGACTGCGGACCTGGAGGGAAATGGGATATAGTTCCCTGGAAACTCACTGATTTCAAAAGGATAATGTACAACTGGTATATTACATTGAAAGACCGAGGCTGGGTGGCCCTTTACCTTAACAATCACGACCAGCCCAGGATGGTATCCCGTTTTGGCGACGACGGCCAGTACAGGGTGCAATCGGCGAAGATGCTGGCGACACTTCTGCACACATGGCAAGGAACGCCCTTTATTTACCAGGGCGAGGAAATAGGCATGACCAATGTGGCTTTTGACAGCATTCAGGACTATAGGGACGTAGAGACTTTAAACTGGTACAACGAGATGATAAAACAGGGAGATAACCCTGAAAGGCTGATGAAAGTCATACACGCCAGGAGCAGGGATAACGCCAGGACGCCCATGCAGTGGAATTCTGGCCCCAATGCGGGATTTACCACAGGTACCCCATGGATAAAGGTAAACCCCAACTACAAAGAGATCAACGTGGAAGACGCCCTTAAAGACCCCGATTCGATATTTTATTACTACAAAAAGCTCATTGAGCTGCGCAAAACCCATCCATCGATAGTGTACGGGGAGATTAATATGATCCTTGAAGATGATGAGAATATATTTGCTTATACCAGGGTCCTGGGAGACGAAAGGCTGCTGGTGGTTCTCAATTTCTTTGAAAATGAGGTTGAGTTTGTGCTCCCCGATGAGGTGGAGTTCAAAGATTATAAGCTGCTGCTGTCCAATTATCCAGTGGAAGGAGATTTAAAAAAGGCGATTTTGAGGCCTTACGAAACAAGGGTTTATAGATTATTTTAG
- a CDS encoding carbohydrate ABC transporter permease, translated as MKTSKLLGQVVFAAFVILFLAFIIFPFFWQTLTSIKPPSELWSIPPKWIPSKFYTGYYVSVFVKRPFGTYLKNSVIVASATTLFSLFVSSFAAYALARLKFKGKAIILSLVLAVSMFPGIAIITPLFLFLKNVGLLNTYMGLILPYTTFTVPLSLWILTTFFKEIPFDLEESAKVDGATPMQAFLKIIFPLATPGMFTTAILTFIAAWNEFIFALVFNTQDAMRTVPVGIAMFPGEHDIPWGDMAAASVIVTVPLIILVLIFQRRIISGLTAGAVKG; from the coding sequence ATGAAAACATCAAAATTGTTAGGTCAGGTGGTTTTCGCCGCATTTGTAATCTTGTTTCTGGCATTTATAATATTTCCGTTTTTCTGGCAAACCCTAACATCTATAAAGCCACCTTCGGAGCTTTGGAGTATACCGCCTAAATGGATACCCAGCAAGTTTTACACAGGATATTATGTATCGGTGTTCGTAAAAAGGCCTTTCGGCACGTACCTTAAAAACAGCGTTATAGTGGCATCGGCTACGACTTTATTCAGCCTTTTTGTGTCGTCGTTTGCCGCATACGCTTTAGCTAGGCTGAAGTTTAAGGGCAAAGCTATAATTCTGTCGCTGGTGCTGGCCGTTTCTATGTTTCCTGGCATAGCTATAATAACGCCTTTATTTCTGTTTTTGAAAAACGTGGGCTTGCTTAATACCTATATGGGATTGATACTGCCATATACGACATTTACGGTTCCATTGTCTTTGTGGATTCTGACTACTTTCTTTAAGGAAATACCTTTTGACCTGGAAGAGTCCGCAAAGGTAGATGGCGCAACGCCCATGCAGGCATTCCTCAAGATAATATTCCCCCTGGCGACGCCGGGAATGTTTACGACTGCGATTCTCACGTTTATCGCCGCGTGGAATGAGTTTATATTTGCGCTGGTGTTTAATACCCAGGATGCTATGAGGACTGTGCCTGTGGGAATAGCCATGTTCCCAGGGGAACACGACATCCCGTGGGGTGATATGGCTGCCGCTTCGGTAATCGTAACAGTACCGCTTATAATACTGGTTCTGATATTCCAGCGACGCATCATATCTGGCCTTACCGCTGGAGCAGTAAAAGGTTAA
- a CDS encoding carbohydrate ABC transporter permease, with protein sequence MKTKKPHRFEINEAMLGYLLVTPALLCIIIIALYPVLQTFWLSLHSMKLQFANMSRFIGLSNYAALLKDMRFWSATKNTFVFTVVSVLFELVLGLIMAMLMNKEFKGRGLIRAAVLIPWAIPTIVSALMWKFIYNDQLGVLNDILMKLGLIHGYKAWLGTPSSAMGAAIFADVWKTAPFMALLLLAGLQVIPRELYEAGKVDGASPIRQFFSITLPLLRPTIMVALIFRTLDAFRVFDLIYVMTGGGPGNSTETLSIYAYKTMFRNLDFGMGSAMAVIIFIFVFLFALFYIKLLDRDTLS encoded by the coding sequence ATGAAGACAAAAAAGCCCCATAGGTTTGAAATAAATGAGGCGATGCTGGGATATTTGCTGGTGACGCCTGCGCTGTTGTGCATCATAATAATTGCTTTATATCCTGTATTGCAGACATTTTGGTTGAGTTTGCACTCCATGAAACTTCAATTTGCCAATATGAGCAGGTTCATCGGGTTATCCAATTACGCCGCTTTGCTAAAAGATATGAGGTTTTGGTCGGCTACAAAAAACACCTTTGTCTTTACCGTCGTATCGGTATTATTTGAGTTGGTACTGGGCCTCATTATGGCCATGCTCATGAACAAGGAATTTAAAGGCAGGGGTTTAATAAGAGCTGCGGTCCTTATCCCGTGGGCAATACCCACTATTGTCTCAGCACTGATGTGGAAGTTTATATACAACGACCAGTTAGGAGTGTTAAACGACATCCTCATGAAGCTTGGCTTAATACACGGTTATAAGGCGTGGTTAGGTACGCCTTCATCGGCCATGGGCGCGGCCATATTTGCTGACGTCTGGAAGACCGCTCCTTTTATGGCGCTGCTGCTGCTGGCGGGTTTACAGGTTATACCTAGAGAGCTTTATGAGGCAGGAAAAGTAGACGGCGCTAGCCCCATAAGGCAATTTTTCAGCATAACGTTGCCCCTTTTAAGGCCTACCATTATGGTGGCGCTTATATTCAGGACATTGGATGCCTTCAGGGTCTTTGACTTGATATACGTTATGACAGGCGGTGGCCCGGGAAATTCCACAGAAACCCTATCCATATATGCGTACAAGACCATGTTTAGAAACCTGGACTTCGGCATGGGCTCCGCTATGGCAGTGATAATCTTTATATTTGTATTTCTCTTTGCGCTGTTCTACATCAAATTGTTGGACAGAGACACACTGAGTTAG
- a CDS encoding ABC transporter substrate-binding protein, giving the protein MLAKYKKVIALMLAVTMIGLILAGCGNKTNKSASSAKNQPVTITYAAGKDSTPATKALIDAFEKKYPNIKVKFQEMPQSTDDQHNAYVTALSAGDSSIDVIAMDIIWTPEFGAAGWTLPLDKYVTKDMESKFLPGPMEAVKYNGHIYGMPRFTDAGVLYYRKDIISTPPKTWDELMQMVKANVGKNGTKYGIVFQGNQYEGLVCDALEFIYSNGGSVLDGDKVTINSPQSIAGLQYMIDIVKNKMAPPGVTTYMEEDARNIFQQGEAIFMRNWPYAWALLNADDSPVKGKVGIAPIPYGKDGKVGMSVLGGWNLGINKYSKHPDEAWKFIQFVTSEEGQKITALQGGNLPTLKSLYQDKDVLAKNPYWADFYNVFITAKPRPVSPFYPKMSDFMQINFHKALTGEMSAQQAIEKVEQGISSIIKNNGGN; this is encoded by the coding sequence ATGCTAGCAAAGTATAAAAAGGTTATTGCGCTGATGCTGGCTGTAACCATGATAGGACTTATACTAGCAGGATGTGGAAATAAGACGAACAAAAGCGCATCTTCAGCAAAAAATCAACCAGTTACGATAACTTACGCAGCAGGCAAAGATTCGACACCTGCAACTAAAGCTTTAATAGATGCCTTTGAGAAAAAATACCCAAATATAAAGGTAAAATTTCAGGAAATGCCTCAGTCAACCGATGACCAGCATAACGCGTATGTGACGGCATTATCAGCCGGCGATTCCAGTATAGACGTAATTGCCATGGACATCATATGGACTCCGGAATTTGGCGCTGCAGGTTGGACACTACCTCTGGATAAGTACGTAACGAAAGACATGGAATCCAAATTCTTACCAGGACCCATGGAAGCGGTTAAGTACAACGGCCATATATACGGAATGCCGAGGTTTACCGACGCTGGTGTGCTTTATTACAGGAAAGACATCATAAGCACTCCGCCAAAGACATGGGACGAGTTGATGCAGATGGTAAAAGCCAATGTGGGTAAAAATGGCACAAAATACGGTATAGTATTTCAGGGCAATCAATATGAAGGCCTTGTGTGTGACGCTCTAGAATTTATCTATAGCAATGGCGGAAGCGTCTTAGACGGAGATAAGGTCACGATAAATTCTCCCCAGTCCATTGCCGGACTACAGTATATGATTGACATAGTAAAAAATAAGATGGCACCACCGGGTGTAACCACGTATATGGAAGAAGACGCGAGAAATATATTCCAGCAGGGAGAAGCTATATTTATGAGAAACTGGCCGTATGCGTGGGCCTTGCTCAACGCCGATGATTCTCCTGTCAAAGGGAAAGTAGGTATCGCGCCAATACCCTATGGTAAAGATGGAAAAGTCGGTATGTCTGTACTCGGCGGTTGGAATCTGGGTATAAATAAGTACTCAAAGCATCCGGATGAAGCCTGGAAGTTCATTCAATTCGTAACCAGTGAGGAAGGCCAGAAGATAACAGCGTTACAAGGCGGCAATTTGCCTACTTTGAAATCGCTGTATCAGGATAAAGATGTGTTGGCGAAAAATCCGTACTGGGCAGACTTTTACAATGTGTTTATAACAGCAAAGCCAAGGCCTGTGTCGCCGTTCTACCCCAAGATGTCTGATTTCATGCAGATCAACTTCCACAAAGCTCTCACAGGAGAGATGAGCGCTCAGCAGGCCATCGAAAAAGTGGAGCAGGGCATAAGCAGCATTATAAAAAACAATGGAGGTAATTGA